A single genomic interval of Gallus gallus isolate bGalGal1 chromosome 10, bGalGal1.mat.broiler.GRCg7b, whole genome shotgun sequence harbors:
- the KLHL25 gene encoding kelch-like protein 25 translates to MSVSVHENRKSRTSTGSMNILLFHKASHPDCVLSHLNTLRKHCMFTDVTLWAGNRSFPCHRAVLAASSRYFEAMFSNGLRESLDDEVNFHDSLHPEVLELLLDFAYSSRIIINEENAESLLEAGDMLQFHDVRDAAAEFLEKNLYPSNCLGMMLLSDAHQCRRLYELSWRMCLVNFETVHKSEDFNNLSKDTLLDLISSDELEIEDEEMVFKAVLQWVKYDMDERKAYLPELLRNVRLALLPSECLKEALACEDLIMVDERNKLVLDEAIQCKKKILQNDGIVTSPCARPRKAGHTLLILGGQTFMCDKIYQVDQKAKEIIPKADLPSPRKEFSACAIGCKVYITGGRGSENGVSKDVWVYDTVHEEWSKAAPMLIARFGHGSAELENCLYVVGGHTAVAGVFPASPSVSLKQVEKYDPASNKWMMVAPLRDGVSNAAVVSARLKLFVFGGTSIHRDMVSKVQCYDPVENRWTIKAECPQPWRYTAAAVLGSQIFIMGGDTEFTAASAYRFDCETDQWTRIGDMTAKRMSCHALASGNKLYVVGGYFGTQRCKTLDCYDPTSDTWNCITTVPYSLIPTAFVSTWKHLPS, encoded by the coding sequence ATGTCAGTCAGCGTCCACGAGAACCGCAAATCCCGGACGAGCACGGGCTCCATGAACATCCTGCTTTTCCACAAAGCTTCCCACCCAGACTGCGTCTTATCCCACCTGAACACCCTCCGGAAGCACTGCATGTTCACCGACGTCACCCTTTGGGCAGGAAACAGGTCGTTCCCGTGTCACCGCgcagtgctggctgcctccAGCAGGTACTTCGAAGCCATGTTTAGCAACGGCCTCCGGGAGAGCTTGGATGATGAGGTGAATTTCCATGATAGCCTCCATCcagaggtgctggagctgctgctggactTTGCTTATTCCTCTCGGATCATCATCAATGAGGAAAATGCGGAGTCCCTCCTGGAGGCCGGAGACATGTTGCAGTTCCACGATGTCCGAGACGCAGCAGCTGAGTTCCTGGAGAAGAACCTCTACCCTTCCAACTGCCTGGGCATGATGCTGCTCTCAGATGCCCATCAGTGCCGGCGGCTCTACGAGCTCTCCTGGAGGATGTGCCTGGTCAACTTTGAGACTGTTCACAAGAGCGAGGACTTCAACAACCTTTCCAAGGACACTCTGTTGGACCTAATCTCCAGTGACGAGTTGGAGATTGAGGATGAGGAGATGGTCTTTAAGGCTGTCCTTCAGTGGGTGAAGTATGACATGGATGAGCGGAAGGCCTATCTCCCAGAGCTTCTGAGGAATGTCCGCTTGGCCCTGCTTCCTTCTGAATGCCTCAAGGAAGCCTTGGCTTGTGAGGACCTGATCATGGTGGATGAAAGGAACAAGCTTGTTCTGGATGAAGCCATTCAGTGCAAGAAGAAGATCCTCCAGAATGATGGGATTGTCACCAGTCCCTGTGCCAGGCCTCGCAAAGCTGGGCACACCTTGCTAATCCTGGGAGGACAGACCTTCATGTGTGACAAGATCTACCAAGTGGatcagaaagcaaaggaaattatCCCTAAAGCAGACCTGCCGAGTCCACGGAAAGAGTTCAGTGCCTGTGCCATTGGCTGCAAAGTGTACATCACTGGTGGCAGGGGCTCAGAGAATGGGGTCTCCAAAGATGTATGGGTTTATGATACTGTTCATGAGGAATGGTCAAAAGCTGCCCCCATGTTGATAGCACGGTTTGGGCATGGCTCAGCTGAGCTGGAAAACTGCCTGTACGTGGTTGGTGGACACACAGCCGTGGCTGGGGTTTTCCCTGCGTCACCTTCTGTCTCCTTGAAGCAAGTAGAGAAGTATGATCCTGCATCCAACAAATGGATGATGGTGGCTCCTTTGAGAGATGGTGTGAGCAATGCTGCGGTGGTAAGCGCCAGGCTGAAACTTTTTGTCTTCGGTGGAACCAGCATCCACCGGGACATGGTGTCCAAAGTGCAGTGCTACGATCCAGTGGAGAATCGGTGGACAATCAAAGCAGAATGCCCACAGCCCTGGCGCTACACTGCAGCCGCAGTCCTGGGCAGCCAGATTTTCATCATGGGGGGAGACACGGAGTTCACAGCAGCATCTGCCTATCGCTTTGACTGCGAGACGGACCAGTGGACACGCATTGGGGACATGACAGCCAAGCGCATGTCGTGCCATGCTTTGGCCTCAGGAAATAAACTCTATGTGGTGGGTGGTTACTTTGGGACTCAGAGATGCAAAACGCTGGACTGCTACGACCCTACATCAGACACGTGGAACTGTATCACAACGGTGCCTTATTCACTCATCCCCACAGCTTTTGTCAGCACCTGGAAGCACTTGCCATCATGA